The following coding sequences are from one Lolium rigidum isolate FL_2022 chromosome 6, APGP_CSIRO_Lrig_0.1, whole genome shotgun sequence window:
- the LOC124666537 gene encoding probable 2-oxoglutarate-dependent dioxygenase AOP1.2 encodes MSSSPPPILLLPPRVDLDGDDSSTMVRGTPEWLRETLTWTAGEMASLARAILAMVVDSYGISQRCDEIVGATDINFRMLRYCVDSSRTSPDEEPAVGLAEHVDGSYLTVLFQNDVDGFELKTRGGGDWVRVRPAGPDSLLVVAGQPLVAWSNGRVHAPLHRVAVGGREDRLSCGVFLLPSKDLVVVDAPPELVTADAPRRFRPFAYMDYLRFKHAAGNGEDVLDRFAGM; translated from the exons atgtcATCCTCGCCGCCTCCGATTCTGTTGCTCCCTCCGCGCGTTGACCTCGACGGGGACGACTCTAGCACGATGGTCCGTGGCACGCCAGAGTGGCTGCG GGAGACGCTGACGTGGACGGCCGGAGAGATGGCGTCGCTGGCGCGTGCAATCCTTGCCATGGTCGTCGACAGCTACGGCATCTCGCAACGCTGCGACGAGATCGTCGGCGCCACGGACATCAACTTCCGCATGCTCAGGTACTGCGTGGACTCCTCAAGGACGTCGCCCGACGAGGAGCCGGCCGTCGGCCTCGCCGAGCACGTGGACGGGAGCTACCTGACCGTGCTGTTCCAGAACGACGTGGACGGCTTCGAGCTGAAGACGAGGGGCGGCGGCGACTGGGTGAGGGTGCGCCCTGCAGGCCCCGACTCCCTACTCGTCGTCGCCGGCCAGCCACTGGTG GCTTGGAGCAACGGGAGGGTGCACGCGCCGTTGcacagggtggccgtcggcgggcGGGAGGACCGGCTGTCCTGCGGCGTGTTCCTGCTGCCGAGCAAggacctcgtcgtcgtcgacgcgcCACCGGAGCTGGTCACCGCGGACGCACCGCGCCGGTTCAGGCCGTTCGCTTACATGGACTACCTCAGGTTCAAGCACGCCGCCGGCAACGGCGAGGATGTGCTCGACCGCTTCGCCGGGATGTAA